A genomic stretch from Leptospira johnsonii includes:
- a CDS encoding LA_2168 family protein, whose protein sequence is MKRIFFLFLFLSARVVSSQEIRDPSLEIYFQWILFRTQGRISDEKESSRISALSSPAILGFKFEKYNGKFQTNLDWTLISTTNSGLVFLPGRNSYFGFLYKGFLWGAGRKSDPDEFPSWSSWKDGVEGLFAETELDRIKIRFDVLDLYRGFPLLENQWLKLQGRELFLPKQARDELIAEKDDSLVSQSRYRAGISLTGNKEDRLVYRFRVRYLSLGDWGRFGSDTKESKAEMIEGDRDYLVEWRLGLGFLWKVFYISGDFFLTRGIDKTGYHPNRSERSVPISGEALRFDLGFYNSYGKISFFGFLPDREKKSSQGEILEMGFVGMGASPISNPILQQIWGFYPSAWITDQGLEREETNFPGKRPANLFGWKAEGKFSGISPGIHFTYIGFLKEENSSSGLWAVSKNMQNKFIREAGVSIAWSPLEDGSAKIEVDLGGFESDETTGLRQWYMLFKIGGVWK, encoded by the coding sequence ATGAAAAGAATCTTCTTCTTATTTCTATTTTTATCGGCCCGAGTCGTATCTTCCCAAGAAATTCGGGATCCTTCTTTAGAGATATATTTCCAGTGGATCTTGTTTAGGACCCAAGGAAGGATTTCAGACGAAAAAGAAAGTTCTAGGATTTCAGCATTGTCTTCTCCTGCAATACTTGGCTTCAAATTCGAGAAGTATAACGGGAAATTCCAAACAAACTTAGATTGGACCCTTATCTCCACTACTAATTCAGGACTTGTGTTTTTGCCAGGAAGAAACTCTTACTTCGGGTTCCTGTATAAGGGTTTTTTATGGGGAGCCGGAAGAAAGTCAGATCCGGATGAATTTCCCTCCTGGTCTTCTTGGAAAGACGGAGTAGAAGGACTCTTTGCGGAAACTGAATTGGATCGGATCAAGATCAGATTCGACGTTTTGGATCTATACAGAGGATTTCCCTTGTTAGAAAACCAATGGTTAAAATTGCAAGGAAGGGAACTATTCCTTCCGAAACAAGCAAGAGACGAATTAATCGCTGAAAAAGATGATTCGCTAGTTTCACAATCCAGATATAGGGCAGGCATAAGTCTGACTGGAAACAAGGAAGATCGTCTTGTTTATCGATTTAGGGTGCGTTATCTTTCTTTGGGAGACTGGGGAAGGTTCGGGTCGGATACAAAGGAATCTAAAGCGGAAATGATAGAAGGAGACCGAGACTACTTAGTAGAATGGAGACTAGGACTCGGATTTCTCTGGAAGGTATTTTATATTTCCGGGGATTTTTTTCTTACCAGAGGGATCGATAAGACTGGATACCATCCTAATCGTTCTGAAAGATCCGTACCAATCAGTGGAGAAGCTCTTCGATTTGATTTAGGTTTTTATAATTCTTACGGAAAAATTTCCTTTTTCGGATTTTTACCGGATCGAGAGAAAAAATCCTCTCAAGGTGAAATTTTAGAAATGGGTTTTGTAGGAATGGGAGCTTCTCCCATTTCGAACCCGATCTTACAACAAATCTGGGGATTCTATCCTTCTGCTTGGATTACAGACCAGGGGTTAGAAAGGGAAGAGACAAATTTTCCAGGTAAAAGGCCTGCAAATCTATTCGGTTGGAAGGCGGAAGGAAAGTTTTCAGGAATTTCTCCCGGGATCCATTTTACATATATCGGATTCTTGAAAGAAGAGAATTCATCCTCCGGTCTTTGGGCAGTTTCAAAAAATATGCAAAATAAATTCATAAGAGAGGCAGGTGTAAGTATTGCCTGGTCTCCATTGGAAGATGGATCAGCAAAGATCGAAGTAGACTTAGGAGGTTTTGAATCAGACGAAACAACAGGACTTAGGCAATGGTACATGCTTTTTAAGATAGGAGGAGTTTGGAAATGA
- a CDS encoding phospholipase D-like domain-containing protein: MNKLILILLVFLFLPTCERTEEDISLFWEDELYPKVFFSYPGRFVPIGKKRNVRDEILRIIRETKESIYMHIYSFDDPEIESELLKADKRGVHLELMGEWGKTYPNSILPFLKYWKGTGLQHTKVLVSDRSLVFLGTGNFTYYGLEQDHNGYLEFKLNGREWGNFYSFLKEEYPFPVLKIGELEFWNSPLEGNLIQNRLLDSVLSSRHSIRYLIFDHYDPILSSGFTRANHRSISGTYNRPVDPEGDILSGIPGIEILEDGNEDILDDPTIGKGGLLHHKTMILDDLEVLTGSYNYSLSARDSNREILIAMKDARIADEFKQEWENIRNKSKRVESFESELRTRNTYSFEPENDQICRSNIQTEDSFLEVGFAWFRWINLYLWKEESCKSITDYESISSHYFGGKNEFPKDGTEDLGIRHFSRSGELGFSFPKSNLMAEFESGILKPSFFLRPSQFLGAGGAWVFPENSELKDLLLFENSPKQVWILERSKLPQKLGISVEDSVFYTSESISSNAGVVLVEYENFGLYFCYKSINYNLNWPEQVLFAIYNFREASSFPDQYSKSNLEYFAEPGLPNRRRKNLCVISL, from the coding sequence ATGAATAAGTTGATCCTGATCCTACTTGTATTTCTTTTTCTCCCTACCTGCGAAAGAACAGAAGAAGATATATCTCTTTTCTGGGAGGATGAATTATATCCTAAGGTTTTCTTTTCCTATCCAGGTAGGTTTGTTCCAATTGGCAAAAAGAGAAATGTAAGGGACGAGATCTTACGAATTATCCGAGAAACTAAAGAATCTATCTATATGCATATCTATTCTTTCGATGATCCGGAGATTGAATCAGAACTTTTGAAAGCTGACAAAAGAGGCGTTCATTTGGAACTCATGGGAGAATGGGGAAAAACGTATCCAAATTCTATTCTACCTTTTCTTAAATATTGGAAAGGAACTGGGCTACAACATACCAAGGTTTTGGTTTCGGATAGATCTTTAGTATTTCTTGGAACTGGTAATTTTACTTATTACGGTTTGGAACAGGATCATAATGGGTATTTAGAATTCAAACTGAACGGGAGAGAATGGGGAAACTTTTATTCCTTTTTAAAGGAAGAATATCCATTTCCTGTTTTGAAAATTGGTGAATTAGAATTTTGGAATTCTCCTTTGGAGGGAAATCTAATCCAGAACAGACTTTTGGATTCTGTTTTGTCTTCTAGACATTCTATCCGCTATCTGATCTTTGATCATTATGATCCGATTTTAAGTTCAGGATTTACTCGCGCAAATCATAGATCTATTAGCGGGACCTATAATCGGCCTGTGGATCCGGAAGGTGATATTCTTTCCGGAATTCCCGGGATCGAGATTTTGGAAGATGGAAATGAAGATATTTTAGATGATCCGACGATCGGTAAAGGAGGACTTCTTCATCATAAAACTATGATCTTAGATGATTTGGAAGTTCTGACGGGTTCTTATAATTATTCTCTGAGCGCAAGGGATTCTAATCGAGAAATTTTGATCGCCATGAAGGATGCACGCATCGCAGATGAATTTAAACAAGAATGGGAGAATATACGAAACAAATCCAAACGTGTAGAATCTTTTGAATCGGAATTGCGGACTCGAAACACTTATAGCTTTGAGCCTGAGAACGACCAGATCTGCAGATCAAATATACAAACAGAGGATTCGTTTTTAGAGGTTGGATTCGCTTGGTTTCGTTGGATCAATTTGTATCTCTGGAAGGAAGAATCTTGTAAGTCCATAACCGACTATGAATCTATCAGTTCTCATTATTTTGGAGGAAAAAACGAATTTCCAAAAGATGGAACGGAAGATCTAGGAATTCGACATTTTTCTAGATCCGGAGAGTTGGGATTTTCTTTTCCCAAATCAAACTTGATGGCAGAGTTCGAATCAGGTATTTTAAAACCTTCTTTCTTTTTAAGACCATCCCAATTTTTAGGAGCAGGAGGAGCCTGGGTTTTTCCGGAAAATTCTGAACTAAAAGATCTTCTTCTTTTTGAAAATTCTCCAAAACAAGTCTGGATCTTAGAAAGAAGTAAACTTCCTCAGAAGCTCGGAATTTCAGTAGAAGATAGTGTATTCTATACTTCGGAAAGTATAAGTTCTAATGCAGGCGTGGTCTTGGTCGAATATGAGAACTTCGGGTTGTATTTTTGTTATAAGTCCATCAATTATAATCTGAATTGGCCGGAGCAGGTCTTATTTGCCATTTACAATTTCAGGGAAGCTTCCAGCTTTCCTGACCAATATTCTAAATCCAATTTGGAATATTTTGCAGAACCGGGACTTCCAAACAGAAGAAGGAAAAACTTATGCGTTATCTCTCTTTGA
- a CDS encoding O-antigen ligase family protein, with protein sequence MKEFLKKAHLFCLLATLPSIGISVSLSQGFLVLSFFFGLADQLKAGNWKEILPNHPVSKISISLFLWYGIVFLIHLVFDNSGPGYVKAAWNGELKDFFLFFGFLSVGFTTKEDLPKVHRALFWLFLILVFTGVAGGFTSVRLSRLISDLYKTSSSYRFTHPLGSISSIPLYISIGLMNTHLTFGGLLQFFSAYAVFGFLRTLIQGDKKKLLIAGLLLFLYCLVFLLNQARSSMIGAGVSIFFAGVHLFFIRKEFSRSFLIKGASLFLGLLFLIGLVLAFSPAGKKVIGPLFGKEKHTDSGRTFIWDSSFPLIQEHPIIGVGPGNYNKEIEKVRISHSEEYPELSYFYEVTQRGHAHNDYFHLASVFGLPAALIYLGLGAILLAYLFQSKQDFRIILFFYGLIGFFVSGLFQCYFQDDEVVILFWILLGLFIKGEILESKRDNA encoded by the coding sequence ATGAAAGAGTTTTTGAAAAAGGCACATCTATTCTGTTTACTCGCAACCCTTCCTTCGATCGGAATTTCGGTCAGCCTCAGCCAGGGATTTCTGGTGCTTTCCTTTTTTTTCGGACTCGCGGATCAACTAAAAGCAGGAAATTGGAAGGAGATCCTACCGAATCATCCTGTTTCTAAAATTTCCATTTCTCTTTTCCTCTGGTATGGGATCGTATTTCTGATCCATCTTGTTTTCGACAATTCCGGACCTGGATATGTAAAAGCAGCTTGGAATGGAGAACTCAAAGACTTCTTTCTATTTTTCGGATTCCTTTCTGTAGGATTTACTACAAAAGAAGATTTGCCCAAAGTACATCGTGCGCTCTTCTGGCTTTTTTTAATCCTAGTTTTTACTGGGGTTGCAGGAGGTTTTACCTCGGTACGACTTTCTAGACTAATTAGCGATCTTTACAAAACTTCCAGCAGTTATAGATTCACTCATCCATTAGGATCGATCTCTTCTATCCCTCTTTATATCTCAATAGGTTTGATGAACACTCATTTGACTTTCGGCGGTTTGTTACAATTTTTCTCAGCGTATGCGGTATTCGGCTTTTTAAGAACATTGATCCAAGGAGACAAGAAGAAGCTCCTGATCGCTGGACTTCTACTCTTTTTATACTGCTTAGTATTCCTATTGAACCAAGCAAGATCCAGTATGATCGGAGCTGGAGTGAGTATCTTTTTTGCAGGAGTCCATTTATTCTTTATCCGAAAAGAATTTTCCAGATCCTTTTTGATCAAGGGAGCTTCTTTATTCTTAGGACTTTTGTTCTTGATCGGACTCGTACTGGCATTCAGTCCAGCGGGTAAAAAGGTAATAGGTCCACTCTTCGGAAAAGAAAAACATACAGACTCCGGAAGAACATTCATCTGGGATTCCAGTTTTCCATTGATCCAAGAACATCCAATCATCGGAGTTGGTCCCGGAAATTATAATAAAGAGATCGAAAAAGTAAGAATTTCTCATTCAGAAGAATATCCGGAACTCTCCTACTTTTACGAAGTCACCCAAAGAGGACATGCTCATAACGATTATTTTCATCTGGCTTCCGTATTTGGGCTCCCCGCCGCATTGATCTACTTAGGATTAGGTGCAATTCTATTAGCTTATTTATTCCAGTCCAAGCAGGACTTCCGGATCATATTATTCTTTTACGGACTGATCGGATTTTTTGTTTCAGGTTTATTCCAATGCTATTTCCAGGATGACGAAGTAGTTATCCTGTTTTGGATCCTATTAGGGCTTTTCATTAAAGGAGAGATCTTAGAATCAAAGAGAGATAACGCATAA
- a CDS encoding glycosyltransferase, with the protein MKILYFSDTFLPKIDGVAISMRNFAEALAERGHEFLICCPRYGEGDFDRMGDHIRVERFRSGYLPSYPDIKVVLPSPSKIKRAIKEFQPDLVHIHTPGLMGVYGINATEKYGIPSIGTYHTLMSEQDMYLSFYRLLKLDKLFMRIGKLNKKIKLKDLVKFEKFDKFNIRKKIILKITNNLYDRCDLIISPSHLIKKQLEEFGLKKPVAVISNGLDLSQFKGSPKTLSGSPKLLHVGRISYEKNCDVIINSFKLIIEKIPSATLTIIGDGPALASLKVQAQKLGIDDAITFTGFIDRAELPKHYPNYDLFLTASTMETQGLVILESVACGLPAVGVDSFAIPELVHDGVNGFIAKPFDVKDIAEKTIRILEDPALYESFSKESLKISQNHEMKACVDRMEEVYRSVADQKNKKKKRSLLNTIFSLDPFGIMG; encoded by the coding sequence ATGAAGATTCTTTATTTTTCGGACACCTTTTTACCCAAAATAGACGGGGTAGCTATTTCGATGAGAAATTTTGCGGAAGCCCTTGCCGAAAGAGGACATGAATTTTTGATTTGTTGTCCACGTTATGGAGAAGGTGATTTCGACAGAATGGGGGATCATATCCGTGTGGAAAGATTTAGAAGCGGATACCTGCCGAGTTATCCAGATATCAAGGTAGTTTTACCTTCTCCTTCTAAGATCAAAAGAGCGATCAAGGAATTCCAACCGGATCTGGTGCATATTCACACGCCTGGACTCATGGGAGTCTATGGGATCAACGCTACCGAAAAATACGGGATCCCAAGCATAGGGACTTATCATACTTTGATGTCCGAGCAGGACATGTATCTTTCTTTTTATAGACTTCTCAAATTAGACAAACTTTTCATGAGAATTGGAAAGTTGAATAAGAAGATCAAGTTAAAGGACTTGGTAAAGTTCGAAAAATTCGACAAGTTCAATATCCGTAAAAAGATCATTCTGAAAATTACGAATAATTTATACGATCGTTGTGATCTGATCATTTCTCCTTCCCATCTGATCAAAAAACAGTTGGAGGAGTTTGGATTAAAGAAGCCTGTCGCAGTTATCTCTAACGGTCTAGATCTTTCTCAATTTAAAGGAAGTCCTAAAACTCTTTCAGGAAGTCCTAAACTTCTGCACGTGGGCAGGATCTCCTACGAGAAAAATTGCGATGTGATCATAAACTCTTTCAAACTCATCATTGAAAAGATCCCATCGGCAACTCTGACGATCATTGGGGATGGACCAGCATTAGCTTCTCTTAAGGTTCAGGCCCAAAAACTCGGAATAGACGATGCAATTACATTTACTGGTTTTATCGATAGAGCGGAACTTCCAAAACATTATCCGAACTACGACCTATTCTTAACAGCTTCTACCATGGAAACCCAAGGGCTTGTGATCTTGGAATCAGTGGCCTGCGGTCTTCCTGCTGTAGGTGTGGATTCATTTGCCATTCCGGAACTGGTTCATGACGGCGTGAACGGATTTATCGCAAAACCGTTCGATGTAAAGGATATCGCAGAAAAGACGATTCGAATCTTAGAAGATCCAGCATTGTACGAATCTTTCTCCAAGGAATCCCTAAAAATTTCCCAAAACCATGAGATGAAGGCTTGTGTGGATAGAATGGAAGAAGTATATAGATCAGTCGCAGACCAAAAGAATAAGAAGAAGAAAAGATCTTTACTCAATACGATCTTTTCTTTGGATCCTTTCGGGATCATGGGCTGA
- a CDS encoding glycosyltransferase family 9 protein, translated as MNLLVLRFSAMGDVALMAPALIAVAAKYTNIQLTVVTRGNYAPFFYNIPNVHVIGINLKKYKGLSGLYRLFKELNKLGPYEKIVDLHSSVRSRFISFFFWIRGVSVFRIIKGRREKMRQIRRTRKILRKLPHTVDRYLKVFEKAGFPASVRKGPWINVDPESKIYAKDFLLARKIDKKEGLWVGYAPFAGHKLKEWPLEKSLELLKLLKEEFPNIRIFLFGSSQEAVQMEEWRNGDQSMTIVSGGKLGIRGELGIMERMDVIIGMDSSNIHIAALLKRPVIALFGTTHPLSGFAPFGQEDTGVLQIEDLPCRPCSIYGNTTCYRKDFACMERITPEDVIKRINVIKNINTLF; from the coding sequence ATGAATCTTTTGGTGCTAAGATTCTCAGCGATGGGAGATGTCGCCTTAATGGCTCCGGCATTGATTGCCGTTGCCGCCAAGTATACGAATATACAACTCACAGTTGTAACCAGAGGGAATTATGCCCCCTTCTTTTATAATATCCCGAATGTACATGTGATCGGGATCAATCTCAAAAAGTATAAAGGTCTCTCCGGCTTATACCGTTTATTCAAAGAATTGAATAAACTAGGTCCTTATGAAAAGATCGTAGACCTACACTCCAGCGTTAGATCCCGTTTTATCAGTTTTTTCTTTTGGATCAGAGGTGTTTCCGTCTTTAGGATCATCAAAGGAAGAAGGGAGAAAATGCGGCAAATACGCAGGACCCGCAAAATTTTACGTAAACTCCCTCATACAGTAGATAGATATCTTAAAGTTTTCGAAAAAGCAGGATTTCCTGCATCCGTTCGCAAAGGTCCTTGGATCAATGTGGACCCTGAATCCAAAATTTATGCCAAAGACTTTCTTCTTGCTAGAAAGATAGATAAAAAAGAAGGACTTTGGGTAGGATATGCACCTTTCGCAGGTCATAAGCTCAAAGAATGGCCTTTGGAAAAAAGTCTAGAGCTGCTCAAACTATTAAAGGAAGAATTTCCTAATATTCGAATATTCTTATTCGGTTCCTCTCAAGAAGCGGTTCAAATGGAAGAATGGAGAAATGGGGATCAGTCCATGACGATCGTTTCCGGCGGTAAACTGGGGATCCGAGGCGAATTAGGCATTATGGAAAGAATGGATGTGATCATCGGAATGGATTCTTCCAATATCCATATTGCTGCACTTCTCAAACGTCCTGTGATTGCTCTATTCGGGACGACTCACCCACTCTCCGGATTTGCACCTTTCGGCCAGGAGGACACTGGAGTTTTGCAGATAGAAGATCTACCTTGCAGACCTTGTAGTATTTACGGAAATACCACCTGCTATCGGAAAGATTTTGCCTGTATGGAAAGAATTACTCCAGAAGACGTGATCAAACGGATCAACGTCATCAAGAATATCAATACACTTTTCTGA
- a CDS encoding DUF4254 domain-containing protein, with protein sequence MKLESAKVVEIFKNSVSDWHKAEALSPNPFPQSSLEFLFYQKNQIDTIQWHVEDEIRRPDLPDKDLVQFKRRIDALNQERTDLVEQIDDQISAMYKSVEKKPNARMNSETPAWLIDRMSILELKIYHMKEQTERKDVSPEHIQTCQNKLNVLLEQRTDLSKCLDELLDDLSKGDKFYKVYRQMKMYNDKNLNPSLYTKQA encoded by the coding sequence ATGAAGTTAGAATCGGCCAAAGTGGTTGAGATATTCAAAAATTCCGTCTCGGACTGGCATAAAGCGGAAGCTCTTTCTCCGAATCCATTCCCACAGTCCTCCCTTGAGTTCCTATTTTACCAAAAAAACCAGATAGATACCATCCAATGGCATGTGGAAGACGAGATCAGAAGGCCTGACCTCCCGGATAAGGATCTGGTCCAGTTCAAAAGAAGAATAGACGCTCTGAACCAGGAAAGAACCGACCTAGTAGAGCAGATAGACGATCAGATCTCTGCTATGTACAAGTCCGTGGAAAAGAAACCGAATGCCAGAATGAACTCGGAAACTCCGGCCTGGCTGATCGATAGGATGAGTATCCTGGAACTTAAAATTTACCATATGAAAGAACAAACGGAAAGAAAGGATGTGAGTCCGGAACATATCCAAACCTGCCAAAATAAGCTGAACGTTTTGCTGGAACAAAGAACCGATCTTTCCAAATGTCTGGATGAACTTCTAGACGATTTATCTAAAGGAGATAAATTCTATAAGGTGTATAGGCAGATGAAAATGTACAACGATAAAAATCTGAACCCGTCCTTATATACAAAACAAGCATGA
- a CDS encoding patatin-like phospholipase family protein, with amino-acid sequence MKKIVPPEALQFLASIPLFKGLPRKLLVLLYGHIEERNIHNHTVIYYKGEISKELYLIRHGEVMIALGEAGKTVRYLGEGDVFAENSVLTRTPHTGSATAILDTLLYVLDGEYFLKLAAKERVLSQNLMRLMGMRMREVMEDSPSQMHTARRLVCHIPIEDVEDFKVHLDSIVDNGRKSHEGHVSLLRMDTFKGKSVSEMIRTIAGLRKKSSILHLYFKNPVIQPELDKLVQQCDQIVFWEEKPERNLKQKNEILGYWEPRIRNFSGRTSRIIVSENGLSKHEESANQKIFYKGETFARYLVSRTRGLALGGGGARALAHVGLLKVLEREGIRFDFVSGSSFGAVIGALYARGESVDSIFKMIGKFFGGIEKPFDPTIPLISFFKGKRMLRMLKDAFGTQLIEDLKIPFATSAVDLHSGQEYVMDQGPVWEALAAAMSLPGMFPPVFKGDHLLIDGGVINNVPENLIRRKGADVILSVNVSPLRDEGIVRLLEDRKVTGKSFFKNLWEDITYPPILKIMARAITLEGREITKLRKEKMDLFINLHIEEFAFTDFGKYKEIIKKGELETEAAIGDIRKLFFPSEK; translated from the coding sequence ATGAAAAAAATAGTACCTCCGGAAGCGTTGCAATTTTTAGCGTCTATCCCATTGTTCAAGGGTCTCCCGAGAAAATTACTAGTCTTACTTTACGGTCATATAGAAGAACGGAATATCCATAACCACACAGTCATTTATTATAAGGGTGAAATCTCCAAAGAACTATACCTAATCCGACACGGAGAGGTGATGATCGCCTTAGGGGAGGCAGGCAAAACGGTTCGTTATTTGGGTGAAGGTGACGTGTTCGCAGAGAATAGCGTTCTTACTAGAACTCCTCACACCGGTTCCGCAACCGCCATACTGGACACATTATTGTATGTTTTAGATGGGGAATATTTTCTAAAACTAGCCGCAAAAGAAAGGGTACTTTCTCAAAATTTAATGAGGCTTATGGGAATGAGAATGAGAGAGGTCATGGAAGATTCTCCCAGCCAAATGCACACCGCCAGAAGGCTCGTGTGTCATATCCCTATAGAAGATGTAGAAGATTTTAAAGTTCATTTAGACTCCATAGTAGATAACGGTAGGAAGTCCCACGAAGGCCATGTTTCCCTTTTGAGAATGGATACATTTAAAGGAAAATCGGTTTCCGAGATGATACGGACGATCGCGGGGCTTAGAAAGAAGTCTTCCATACTACATCTTTATTTTAAGAACCCTGTAATCCAACCCGAGTTGGATAAGCTTGTACAACAATGTGATCAGATCGTTTTCTGGGAAGAGAAACCGGAAAGAAATTTGAAACAGAAAAACGAGATCCTAGGTTATTGGGAACCAAGGATACGGAACTTTTCCGGAAGGACTTCTCGAATCATCGTTTCCGAAAACGGATTAAGTAAACATGAAGAGTCCGCAAATCAAAAGATATTTTATAAGGGAGAAACTTTTGCCAGATATTTGGTCTCTAGAACCAGAGGACTTGCATTGGGTGGAGGAGGTGCGAGAGCGCTTGCTCACGTAGGTCTTTTGAAAGTATTAGAAAGAGAAGGGATCCGTTTTGATTTTGTAAGCGGTTCTTCTTTCGGCGCTGTGATCGGAGCACTTTACGCAAGAGGGGAAAGTGTAGATTCTATCTTCAAAATGATCGGTAAGTTTTTCGGCGGTATAGAAAAACCTTTCGATCCTACCATCCCACTTATCTCATTCTTCAAAGGAAAAAGAATGCTCCGAATGCTAAAGGATGCTTTCGGGACTCAATTGATAGAAGATCTAAAGATCCCATTTGCAACTTCTGCAGTGGACCTTCATAGCGGACAAGAATATGTAATGGACCAAGGACCAGTCTGGGAAGCCCTAGCAGCTGCGATGAGTTTGCCTGGAATGTTCCCTCCAGTATTCAAAGGAGATCATCTTTTGATAGATGGGGGAGTGATCAATAACGTTCCTGAAAACCTGATCCGTAGAAAAGGAGCAGATGTGATCCTATCGGTGAACGTTTCTCCGCTTAGAGACGAGGGGATCGTCAGGCTTTTGGAAGATAGAAAGGTAACCGGAAAGTCCTTCTTCAAAAATCTTTGGGAAGATATTACTTATCCTCCTATTCTAAAGATTATGGCAAGAGCCATCACCTTGGAAGGAAGAGAGATCACTAAATTGAGAAAAGAAAAAATGGATCTTTTTATCAATTTGCATATAGAAGAATTCGCATTTACTGATTTCGGAAAATATAAGGAAATCATTAAGAAGGGAGAACTAGAAACGGAGGCCGCGATCGGCGATATCCGTAAACTATTCTTCCCTTCCGAAAAATAG